The nucleotide window CGGGAGTTGACATTCTCTTCCCCTCCCTCAAACCCCTTCAACGCCCGGTCCAGCAGCTTGTTGGCGCCGGGGGGCACCTTGTCCGCCATGATCCGTGTCTGGTCCGGGTGCATGATCACGAAGCGCTCGGGGGAAAAGAGGAAAAGGTAGCCGCTGGTTCCGATGCGGGTGGTTGCCAGTTCACCGAGGAAATTGGGGCGCAGAAGGCTCACCCCGCCGCTCAGCACTGCCACCAGCCTGCCGCTTTTGTCACGCACCGGAGCGGTAAAGGCCACTACCGGCACATTGGGGGCCACCACCGGCAGAAAGGGAGACGAGATCACCGGCTTGCCGGTCTCGAGGGTCCGCCTGAAGTACTCCCGGAAGGAGAGATCCCTGCCGAGCAGGTCGAACCTGCCCACGGACTGGGCCAGAACACGCCCCTGGGGGGAAAGGAGGTACAGCCCGTTGTCGAACAGGGTCTCGATGCCCTGCAGGCGTTTGAAATCCGCATCCGGTGTCAGGGGGGTGTTGATCCGTGCGGCAGCGGCCACAATGGCCTGTTGGGTGTTGATCAGCTTGTCGTCCACATCCTGGGCAACCAGCCGCATCAGAGTCATCTGCTGGGTGGAAATGGTCTGCTTGAGTTCCCGCTTGAAGTAGAGCATGAAGAGCATCGCCAGAAGCGACAAAAGCAGGATGACAAAGGCGCAGACAGCCATTGTCATCCTGAAGGTGATGCTGTGTCGCCTGAGTGGAACGATGCTATTCATGCCCTGGTACATTTCTCGATCGAGGTAGGGGACGTTGCCCGAGGACAACGTCCCTGCCGATGGAAGTAGACCGTGTTGCGCGCCGAATGTCAGAAAACCGGTATTACGGAGCCTTTGTATTTGTCTTCGATAAACTTCTTAACCGCATCGCTCTTCAAGGCTTCAATCAGCGCTTTGATCTCAGGGCGGTTTTCATCGCCGGTCCGCACAGCGATGATGTTGGCAAAGGTGGATGCGGCCAGGGATTCTTTTTCTTCCTTTGCCAGGGCATTGGCGGCAACGCTCAGGTTGGCCAGCAGGGCGTAGTTGCCGTTGATTACCGCAAAATCGACATCAGGCAACGAACGGGTAAGCTGCGCTGCTTCCAGTTCCTTTATCTGGATATGCTTCGGATTCTCGACGATATCTGCTGCCGTGGCCTTGAGGCCCGCATCGGGCTTCAGCTTGATCAGTTTCAGGGTTTCCAGCAGCAGCAGGGCGCGGGCCTCGTTCGTCGTGTCGTTCGGCACGGCAATGACCGCCCCATCCTTCATGTCAGCCAGTGCTTTTGTTTTACCGGGGTAGATGCCCAGCGGCTCATAGTGGATCGCTGCAGCCGATGCGAGGCTGGTCTTGTTGTTTTTGTTGAAGTCGTCCAGATAGGGCTTATGCTGGAAATAGTTGGCATCCAGCTCCTTGTTCTGCAGCGCCAGATTGGGCTGGACATAATCGGTAAACTCTTTTATTTCCAGCTGGTATCCTTTTTCCTTAAGCGCCTTGCCGGCCACGCCGAGAATTTCGGCATGCGGTGCCGGAGAGGCTCCGACCACTATCTTCCCGGCGCTCTTCTGCTTGCATCCGGTCAAAACTACGAACGACATCAAAGAAATCAACACTACCGTCGCTACTTTTGTCACCTGTTTGTCTCCTTTTTATCTTCTTCTATCCTGCTTCCGGGAAATTTTCATCCCCATGTCCTGAAAAATCTGCACGACCACGATCAGCAAGACGACCGTGGCGATCATGATGTCGTTCTGATAGCGGTAATATCCGTACCGTATGGCAATGTCCCCAAGTCCTCCTCCACCGACAATACCTGCCATGGCGGAATAGCCGAGAATCGTTGTCGTGGCGATGGCGCCCCCCAGTATCAGCGACGGTTTCGCTTCGGGTATCATCACCTTGGTAATGATCTCGAAAGGGGTTGCGCCCATGGATAAGGCCGCCTCGATAATGCCCTTATCCACCTCTTTTATGGACGATTCCACCAGCCTGGCCACGAACGGAGCAGCCGCAATTATCAGCGGAACCACGGTGGCTGTCGAACCGATGGTCGTCCCGGTTATGAATCTGGTTATCGGCAGCACCGCGATCAGCAAAATCAGAAAGGGAACGGATCTGGTCAAATTTACCAGTATATTCAGGATCTTGTTCAGGACGGGACGGGGCAGAATGCTTCCTTCTGCCGAAACGACCAGGATTATGCCCAGCGGCAGGCCGAGGAGATATGCCGCACTTGTCGAAAACACCGTCATATAGAGTGTTTCCAGCAGGCCCTTGGCTATCATTGCGACAGTAGCACTATCCATCCAATTCCTCGACAAAGAGATTGTGGGTACGGAAATAACCGACAACCTTGCTGGCCAGGGTTCTGTCCTCCGGCAGTTGCAGGACAAGTTCCCCGAAGGCCACGCCATCGATGTCCTTCATGTCGGCGTACATGATATTGACCGGCGCCTTGCATTCCAGGATCATGCTGGCAACCGTGGGGGAATAGGAAGAACTGCCGTCGAAAACGATGCGGCAGCAACGTTTTCCTATGAAGCGCTCCATCATCTTGGCATCGGGGTAGACAAGCCGCTGTGCAGCCTGGGTCTTGGGGTGGGCGAAAATCTCCTGTACCTTGCCGACCTCTGCGATTTTGCTCTTATCGATGATGGCGACGTGCTGGCAGATCTCTTCGATGACGCTCATTTCATGGGTCACGACGACGATGGTTATGCCCAGGCGCTTGTTGATGTCTTTCAGCAGAGCCAATATGGAGCGGGTAGTGGCGGGGTCAAGGGCAGACGTGGCCTCGTCGCACAAGATCACCTTGGGATTGACGGCCAACGCCCTGGCAATGGCCACGCGCTGCTTCTGGCCGCCTGAGAGCTGCGACGGGTAATTGTCCGCCTTGTCCGACAGTCCCACAAGCTCCAACAGCTCTCTGGCCCGCGCCTTGGCCTCCTGTTTGGCAACCCCGGCGATTTCGAGAGGAA belongs to Geobacter sp. SVR and includes:
- a CDS encoding methionine ABC transporter permease; amino-acid sequence: MDSATVAMIAKGLLETLYMTVFSTSAAYLLGLPLGIILVVSAEGSILPRPVLNKILNILVNLTRSVPFLILLIAVLPITRFITGTTIGSTATVVPLIIAAAPFVARLVESSIKEVDKGIIEAALSMGATPFEIITKVMIPEAKPSLILGGAIATTTILGYSAMAGIVGGGGLGDIAIRYGYYRYQNDIMIATVVLLIVVVQIFQDMGMKISRKQDRRR
- a CDS encoding MetQ/NlpA family ABC transporter substrate-binding protein, translated to MSFVVLTGCKQKSAGKIVVGASPAPHAEILGVAGKALKEKGYQLEIKEFTDYVQPNLALQNKELDANYFQHKPYLDDFNKNNKTSLASAAAIHYEPLGIYPGKTKALADMKDGAVIAVPNDTTNEARALLLLETLKLIKLKPDAGLKATAADIVENPKHIQIKELEAAQLTRSLPDVDFAVINGNYALLANLSVAANALAKEEKESLAASTFANIIAVRTGDENRPEIKALIEALKSDAVKKFIEDKYKGSVIPVF
- a CDS encoding methionine ABC transporter ATP-binding protein, with the protein product MDETSPIITIEHFHKTFSLNGETITVLDDINLEIGKGDIFGIIGESGAGKSTLVRCMNYLEKPTSGRIIVDGQDLSKLSEKQLRDARRGICMIFQQFNLLMQRTAEKNILFPLEIAGVAKQEAKARARELLELVGLSDKADNYPSQLSGGQKQRVAIARALAVNPKVILCDEATSALDPATTRSILALLKDINKRLGITIVVVTHEMSVIEEICQHVAIIDKSKIAEVGKVQEIFAHPKTQAAQRLVYPDAKMMERFIGKRCCRIVFDGSSSYSPTVASMILECKAPVNIMYADMKDIDGVAFGELVLQLPEDRTLASKVVGYFRTHNLFVEELDG